A single genomic interval of Nostoc commune NIES-4072 harbors:
- a CDS encoding M16 family metallopeptidase produces the protein MNQISRSILVFRLGILDWSDKVSVILRRLFVALLALIILWWGLLPEIALAQTQTAPPPQRVLQPTKTQTPPVQSSIQPYLNRVIKQLTEFRLDNGLKFIVLERHQAPVVSFITYANVGGVDEPDGKTGVAHFLEHLAFKGTTRIGTENYKAEKPLLETLERLDGQIKTAKANGKKDEVARLEAEFKRVEAQAAKLVKQNELGRIVEQAGGVGLNANTSTEATRYLYSFPANKLELWMSLESERFLDPVIRREFYKERDVILEERRMRVENSPIGLMVEKFIDTAYKVHPYRRPVIGYDKDIRNLTPEDVQKFFDTHYVPSNLTIAIVGDVNPAEVKKLAQTYFGRYQAKTKAVEEIPVEPPQQQTREVTLQLPSQPWYLEGYHRPAITHPDNAVYEIIGSLLSDGRTSRLYKSLVEKQRLALNAQGYSGFPGDKYPNLMLFYALTAPGHTVDELAVALRQEIDKLKTEPVATVDLERVKTQARAGLLRTLDSNMGMAQQLLEYEVKTGSWRNLFKQLDDISAVTTADIVRVAKETFTPKNRTIGKLLSKEA, from the coding sequence ATGAACCAGATCAGTCGGTCAATTTTAGTTTTTAGATTGGGAATTTTGGATTGGTCAGATAAAGTATCTGTGATATTGCGGCGGTTGTTTGTCGCTTTGTTGGCTTTGATTATCCTCTGGTGGGGATTGCTGCCAGAAATTGCTCTGGCTCAAACTCAGACCGCACCCCCTCCCCAAAGAGTGCTGCAACCTACAAAAACTCAAACTCCACCAGTTCAAAGTTCGATCCAACCTTATCTAAATCGAGTTATCAAGCAGTTAACGGAGTTTCGCCTCGACAATGGTCTAAAATTCATTGTTTTGGAACGACATCAAGCGCCTGTAGTTTCTTTTATTACTTATGCCAATGTCGGTGGTGTGGATGAGCCAGATGGCAAAACTGGTGTAGCTCACTTTCTAGAACATTTGGCGTTTAAAGGCACAACGCGCATTGGTACAGAAAACTATAAGGCAGAAAAACCTCTATTAGAAACCTTAGAACGATTAGATGGTCAAATTAAAACAGCAAAAGCTAATGGCAAAAAAGATGAGGTTGCTCGGTTAGAAGCTGAGTTTAAGCGAGTGGAAGCGCAAGCAGCCAAGCTTGTTAAGCAAAACGAATTGGGGCGAATTGTCGAACAAGCGGGAGGTGTGGGTTTAAATGCCAATACTTCAACTGAAGCTACCCGTTATTTGTACAGCTTTCCTGCCAATAAGCTGGAACTTTGGATGTCGCTGGAGTCGGAACGATTTCTCGATCCTGTAATTCGGCGTGAGTTTTATAAAGAGAGAGATGTAATTTTAGAGGAACGACGAATGCGGGTGGAAAATTCACCCATTGGACTAATGGTGGAGAAATTTATTGATACTGCTTACAAAGTTCATCCCTACAGACGTCCGGTGATTGGTTATGACAAAGATATCCGCAATCTGACACCAGAAGATGTGCAAAAGTTTTTTGATACTCACTACGTACCAAGTAATTTGACCATTGCCATTGTCGGAGATGTTAACCCGGCTGAGGTAAAAAAACTGGCGCAAACTTATTTTGGCCGCTATCAAGCAAAAACCAAAGCTGTTGAAGAAATCCCCGTGGAACCGCCACAACAACAAACACGAGAAGTTACTTTACAGCTACCTTCTCAACCCTGGTATTTAGAAGGTTATCATCGTCCGGCAATTACCCATCCAGATAATGCAGTCTATGAAATCATTGGTAGCTTATTAAGTGATGGGCGCACGTCGCGGTTGTATAAGTCTTTGGTAGAAAAGCAACGCTTGGCGCTAAATGCTCAAGGTTACAGTGGATTTCCTGGAGATAAATACCCAAACCTGATGTTATTCTATGCTCTCACGGCTCCCGGTCATACGGTTGATGAGTTGGCAGTGGCTTTGCGCCAAGAAATTGACAAATTAAAAACTGAACCTGTAGCAACGGTTGATTTGGAACGAGTGAAAACCCAAGCACGAGCGGGTTTGTTACGTACCCTCGATTCAAATATGGGGATGGCTCAACAATTGTTGGAATATGAGGTGAAAACTGGCTCTTGGCGGAACTTGTTTAAGCAGTTGGATGATATTTCGGCGGTAACTACGGCTGATATTGTGCGGGTGGCAAAGGAGACGTTTACGCCAAAAAATCGCACGATTGGAAAGTTGTTGTCGAAAGAAGCTTAA